One window of the Coriobacteriia bacterium genome contains the following:
- a CDS encoding YdcF family protein: METFLNAHADTVLVVALWSPAIVAGLCFLISFVREPRRFRNAIYLLAGLLWAALMLGMRFGQLWMVIPLVLAALLFPLAASGLLVANCVTVVRRNGLSASSLLPGALAAFILLMYFALPVAVTLSAPVWVIEVIGLLMLEGLWFSFTLVALLLYSWFYRVLPRRRTYDYIVVHGAGLVGDKPSPLLAGRLDRALELWDRQGRVGYFIVSGGQGPDEEVSEARAMHAYLAKRGVPDEMILDEDESTTTMENLAFSKRIMDERAGLGAPAGDVPTPSRAGAPRRCRPYRCAVVTSDFHVFRCAEYAHKLGIQADGVGSPTRGWYWPAAFMREFIAITKAHLWPYVVIFVLWALYIAATYVF, from the coding sequence ATGGAGACATTTCTGAACGCACATGCCGACACGGTTCTCGTCGTGGCGCTGTGGTCCCCTGCTATCGTTGCGGGGCTGTGCTTCCTCATCTCGTTTGTGCGCGAGCCTCGTCGCTTTCGTAACGCTATCTACCTGCTGGCCGGTCTTCTGTGGGCCGCCCTGATGCTCGGCATGCGCTTTGGCCAGCTGTGGATGGTGATACCGCTTGTCCTTGCTGCGCTTCTGTTCCCTCTCGCTGCCTCGGGACTGCTCGTTGCGAATTGCGTCACCGTTGTGCGGCGCAACGGTTTGTCAGCGTCAAGCTTGCTGCCCGGTGCACTCGCGGCTTTCATCCTGCTCATGTATTTTGCCTTGCCGGTGGCGGTGACGCTCTCTGCGCCGGTGTGGGTTATCGAAGTCATCGGCCTGCTGATGCTGGAGGGGCTCTGGTTCTCGTTCACGCTCGTGGCGCTCCTGCTGTACTCGTGGTTTTACCGCGTCCTGCCACGTCGCCGCACGTACGACTACATCGTCGTGCACGGAGCTGGCCTGGTGGGTGACAAGCCGTCGCCGCTTCTGGCGGGGCGCCTTGACCGTGCGCTCGAGCTGTGGGATCGCCAGGGTCGCGTGGGGTATTTCATTGTCTCGGGAGGCCAGGGGCCTGACGAGGAGGTGTCGGAGGCGCGGGCCATGCACGCTTATCTTGCTAAGCGCGGTGTTCCCGACGAGATGATCCTCGACGAGGACGAGTCCACGACAACTATGGAGAACCTTGCGTTCTCTAAGCGCATCATGGACGAGCGGGCGGGCCTTGGTGCGCCTGCTGGCGATGTCCCCACTCCATCGCGCGCCGGCGCCCCCCGGCGATGCCGTCCGTATCGCTGCGCCGTCGTCACAAGCGACTTCCATGTGTTTCGCTGTGCTGAATATGCCCACAAGCTGGGCATTCAGGCCGACGGCGTCGGGAGCCCCACGCGCGGCTGGTACTGGCCGGCCGCGTTCATGCGCGAGTTCATTGCTATCACGAAGGCCCATCTGTGGCCGTATGTCGTCATCTTCGTGTTATGGGCGCTCTACATCGCGGCAACGTACGTATTCTAG
- a CDS encoding pyridoxamine 5'-phosphate oxidase family protein, translating to MSNESLAPSQTVDSTDLEEIASSGSQIQRALAGLLYGGGYEDPEMSRAFIRCRILLERYNASSVTDPQGRRALLEMLIGSLADDCCIEPPFRCDYGSNISLGRGFYANTSCVFLDCAPITIGDNVFVGPQVGMYTPTHPIDAETRNTHVELALPITIGDDVWIGGNTTICPGVTIGSDVVIGAGSVVTHDIPDHCIAVGSPCRVLRTITDEERATWKRMAQEYIGQMDALGIEKRKRADQAGADFAHEVELIDEQLAAKTKPASASAENPTRAQTIPMRRTRQELPREEVASLLVAHGATSGTLALNDPVAGVPYQVPISYVYEPATDAAPLGTFYFHGALKGHKIELIRQGAQEGTNRASFCVTFADDVVPENYSTRYRSAVATGCIEEVEDEQERQVALMELGLAYAATLANPRGATQEEIDKFGPATCVLALRVETLVGKEAKSLAEERNGATTSPAAAI from the coding sequence ATGAGTAACGAGAGCCTCGCGCCGTCCCAGACAGTCGACTCCACTGATCTCGAAGAGATTGCGAGCAGCGGTTCGCAGATACAGCGAGCACTTGCCGGGCTGCTTTACGGAGGTGGCTACGAGGATCCCGAGATGTCGCGCGCGTTCATCAGGTGCCGCATCCTCCTGGAGCGCTATAACGCCTCGAGCGTCACGGATCCGCAGGGTCGTCGTGCGCTGCTTGAGATGCTCATCGGATCGCTCGCCGACGACTGCTGCATCGAGCCGCCATTTCGCTGCGACTACGGAAGCAATATCTCGCTGGGGCGGGGCTTCTATGCCAACACCAGCTGCGTTTTCCTCGACTGCGCACCCATCACGATTGGCGACAATGTGTTCGTCGGACCGCAGGTAGGGATGTACACGCCGACGCACCCCATCGATGCCGAGACACGTAACACGCACGTTGAGCTGGCCCTTCCCATCACGATCGGCGATGACGTCTGGATCGGGGGAAACACGACCATCTGCCCCGGCGTCACTATCGGAAGCGACGTCGTCATCGGAGCGGGGTCAGTCGTAACGCACGACATCCCCGACCACTGCATAGCCGTCGGGAGCCCGTGTCGCGTGCTGCGCACCATCACCGACGAGGAGCGAGCCACGTGGAAGCGCATGGCGCAGGAGTACATCGGCCAGATGGATGCGCTCGGCATCGAGAAGAGGAAGCGAGCGGATCAGGCCGGGGCCGACTTCGCTCATGAGGTCGAGCTCATCGACGAGCAGCTCGCGGCCAAAACCAAGCCGGCCTCCGCCTCCGCGGAGAATCCAACGCGGGCGCAGACCATTCCCATGCGCCGGACACGCCAAGAGCTCCCACGTGAAGAGGTGGCATCGCTGCTGGTAGCTCACGGGGCGACGTCCGGAACCCTGGCCCTGAACGACCCCGTTGCGGGCGTTCCCTATCAGGTACCGATAAGCTACGTGTACGAGCCTGCAACGGATGCAGCTCCGCTCGGCACGTTCTACTTCCACGGGGCACTCAAGGGGCACAAGATCGAGCTCATTCGCCAGGGAGCGCAGGAGGGAACGAACCGCGCGAGCTTCTGTGTGACGTTCGCCGATGATGTCGTGCCCGAGAACTATTCGACGCGTTATCGCAGCGCCGTGGCGACGGGGTGCATCGAGGAGGTTGAAGACGAACAGGAGCGACAGGTGGCGCTCATGGAGCTCGGTCTCGCATATGCGGCAACGCTGGCCAATCCTCGTGGGGCGACGCAGGAAGAGATCGACAAGTTCGGCCCCGCCACCTGTGTGCTCGCCCTGCGAGTCGAGACGCTCGTTGGCAAAGAGGCGAAGTCTCTCGCCGAGGAGAGGAATGGGGCGACGACTTCGCCCGCGGCAGCGATATAG